The Tubulanus polymorphus chromosome 1, tnTubPoly1.2, whole genome shotgun sequence genome contains a region encoding:
- the LOC141915056 gene encoding tRNA pseudouridine synthase Pus10-like isoform X1: MKKRFFISDKRRFTMSIPCKPSVASVLLDIGCCALCALRLSGEKDSLVFNKQPQELQAHLEELTSEKSLSITQNVCCSCLGILQEHTADDFIEKISDTIKSTDHEFHNFFCSITLPICVLKREHSIWLTIKDKCPSYEKETDVLQVKDVWKNICMTRLAKKLGVPFQQESPFEISLTFTYEKNNEELSFLTELFPEIFKKRKNNRYGWELFTRANVSKALDSCLESSFKKYSQCPPINPVLKSICDKISCSHLSLYMAGRYNKYSRKLSQTPWLIDGEKKMESSVQEKICDILETYVKSDDLKFSSSGREDVDVRMLGSGRPFAVEFINPKRTSFSSEDMKSLQQMINSACSVVQIRDLQMITKDDTSNLKDGEMEKTKSYSALCWVKDAVTQPTLDNKINGITDLVLNQKTPIRVLHRRPLAVRERTIHSMSAEYLDRHHFKLSLKTQAGTYIKEFVHGDFCRTTPNLGSILESECDILALDVENVQLDWPKRIDSAE; the protein is encoded by the exons ATGAAAAAGCGtttctttatttcagataAGCGGAGGTTCACGATGTCCATACCCTGTAAGCCATCTGTTGCATCAGTATTATTAGATATAGGATGCTGTGCCTTGTGTGCACTGCGTCTCAGTGGTGAAAAGGACAGCCTAGTTTTCAATAAACAGCCACAg GAACTCCAAGCACATTTAGAAGAATTGACATCAGAAAAATCTTTATCTATCACTCAAAATGTTTGTTGTAGCTGTTTAGGAATTCTTCAAGAACATACAGCTGACGATTTTATAGAAAAG ATATCAGATACGATCAAATCCACTGACCATGAATTCCATAATTTCTTTTGTTCCATTACGTTACCAATTTGTGTGTTGAAAAGGGAG CATTCAATTTGGTTAACTATCAAGGATAAATGCCC GTcttatgaaaaagaaactgaTGTTCTTCAAGTTAAAGATGTTTGGAAAAATATTTGCATGACTCgattggctaaaaagttaGGAGTACCTTTTCAACAAGAG AGTCCTTTTGAAATATCCCTTACCTTCACTTATGAGAAAAATAATGAGGAACTTTCATTTCT AACTGAATTGTTtcctgaaattttcaaaaaaaggaAGAACAACAGG TATGGTTGGGAGTTGTTTACTcgagctaatgtttctaaagcTTTAGACTCATGTCTTGAATCCTCATTCAAAAA GTATTCACAGTGTCCTCCAATAAACCCTGTACTGAAATCTATTTGTGATAAGATTTCATGCTCACATTTATCCTTATATATGGCTG gtCGTTATAACAAGTATTCAAGGAAATTGAGTCAGACTCCTTGGTTAATTGATGGCGAAAAGAAAATGGAATCATCAGTTCAGGAAAaaatctgtgatattttgGAAACTTATGTCAAATCCGATG ATTTGAAGTTTTCATCGTCTGGTAGAGAAGATGTTGATGTACGTATGTTGGGCAGTG GTCGCCCCTTTGCTGTGGAATTTATCAATCCAAAGCGAACTTCTTTTTCGTCTGAAGACATGAAATCTCTGCAGCag ATGATCAATTCTGCTTGCTCTGTCGTTCAAATCAGAGATTTACAAATGATCACTAAGGACGATACAAGTAATTTGAAGGATGGAGAAATGGAGAAAACAAAGTCGTACTCTGCTTTATGTTGGGTTAAAGACGCTGTAACTCAACCAACACTTGacaataaaatcaatggaATTACAGACTTAGTACTAAATCAAAAAACACCTATAAGAGTTTTACACAG GCGCCCCCTGGCAGTTCGAGAGAGGACTATTCATTCGATGTCTGCAGAATATCTAGACAGACATCACTTTAAATTGTCATTGAAAACTCAAGCCGGAAC TTACATCAAAGAATTTGTTCACGGAGATTTTTGTCGAACTACACCAAATTTAGGAAGTATACTAGAGTCAGAGTGTGATATTTTAGCTCTGGATGTCGAG aatgTTCAACTTGATTGGCCAAAGAGAATAGACTCAGCGGAGTAG
- the LOC141915056 gene encoding tRNA pseudouridine synthase Pus10-like isoform X2, with protein MSIPCKPSVASVLLDIGCCALCALRLSGEKDSLVFNKQPQELQAHLEELTSEKSLSITQNVCCSCLGILQEHTADDFIEKISDTIKSTDHEFHNFFCSITLPICVLKREHSIWLTIKDKCPSYEKETDVLQVKDVWKNICMTRLAKKLGVPFQQESPFEISLTFTYEKNNEELSFLTELFPEIFKKRKNNRYGWELFTRANVSKALDSCLESSFKKYSQCPPINPVLKSICDKISCSHLSLYMAGRYNKYSRKLSQTPWLIDGEKKMESSVQEKICDILETYVKSDDLKFSSSGREDVDVRMLGSGRPFAVEFINPKRTSFSSEDMKSLQQMINSACSVVQIRDLQMITKDDTSNLKDGEMEKTKSYSALCWVKDAVTQPTLDNKINGITDLVLNQKTPIRVLHRRPLAVRERTIHSMSAEYLDRHHFKLSLKTQAGTYIKEFVHGDFCRTTPNLGSILESECDILALDVENVQLDWPKRIDSAE; from the exons ATGTCCATACCCTGTAAGCCATCTGTTGCATCAGTATTATTAGATATAGGATGCTGTGCCTTGTGTGCACTGCGTCTCAGTGGTGAAAAGGACAGCCTAGTTTTCAATAAACAGCCACAg GAACTCCAAGCACATTTAGAAGAATTGACATCAGAAAAATCTTTATCTATCACTCAAAATGTTTGTTGTAGCTGTTTAGGAATTCTTCAAGAACATACAGCTGACGATTTTATAGAAAAG ATATCAGATACGATCAAATCCACTGACCATGAATTCCATAATTTCTTTTGTTCCATTACGTTACCAATTTGTGTGTTGAAAAGGGAG CATTCAATTTGGTTAACTATCAAGGATAAATGCCC GTcttatgaaaaagaaactgaTGTTCTTCAAGTTAAAGATGTTTGGAAAAATATTTGCATGACTCgattggctaaaaagttaGGAGTACCTTTTCAACAAGAG AGTCCTTTTGAAATATCCCTTACCTTCACTTATGAGAAAAATAATGAGGAACTTTCATTTCT AACTGAATTGTTtcctgaaattttcaaaaaaaggaAGAACAACAGG TATGGTTGGGAGTTGTTTACTcgagctaatgtttctaaagcTTTAGACTCATGTCTTGAATCCTCATTCAAAAA GTATTCACAGTGTCCTCCAATAAACCCTGTACTGAAATCTATTTGTGATAAGATTTCATGCTCACATTTATCCTTATATATGGCTG gtCGTTATAACAAGTATTCAAGGAAATTGAGTCAGACTCCTTGGTTAATTGATGGCGAAAAGAAAATGGAATCATCAGTTCAGGAAAaaatctgtgatattttgGAAACTTATGTCAAATCCGATG ATTTGAAGTTTTCATCGTCTGGTAGAGAAGATGTTGATGTACGTATGTTGGGCAGTG GTCGCCCCTTTGCTGTGGAATTTATCAATCCAAAGCGAACTTCTTTTTCGTCTGAAGACATGAAATCTCTGCAGCag ATGATCAATTCTGCTTGCTCTGTCGTTCAAATCAGAGATTTACAAATGATCACTAAGGACGATACAAGTAATTTGAAGGATGGAGAAATGGAGAAAACAAAGTCGTACTCTGCTTTATGTTGGGTTAAAGACGCTGTAACTCAACCAACACTTGacaataaaatcaatggaATTACAGACTTAGTACTAAATCAAAAAACACCTATAAGAGTTTTACACAG GCGCCCCCTGGCAGTTCGAGAGAGGACTATTCATTCGATGTCTGCAGAATATCTAGACAGACATCACTTTAAATTGTCATTGAAAACTCAAGCCGGAAC TTACATCAAAGAATTTGTTCACGGAGATTTTTGTCGAACTACACCAAATTTAGGAAGTATACTAGAGTCAGAGTGTGATATTTTAGCTCTGGATGTCGAG aatgTTCAACTTGATTGGCCAAAGAGAATAGACTCAGCGGAGTAG
- the LOC141915049 gene encoding acyl-coenzyme A oxidase-like protein isoform X1, which translates to MAAASSSMESQVSKLKAIIDGEYGPVKDEIRAFLRNNDLFKMKYDLSMDEHRAITLERAKSLFRLPAVQGGFDDIVINNAGHINKGLAIGEIGSSTDSSIGIKLGVMVWLFGGAILNLGTEDQILKWYRPLKGLQYTGMFAMSELSHGSNVRGIETEAHYDKNTQEFVINSPSPDSYKMYIGNALNGDFAAVFAQLYVDDDCKGPHCFVVPIRDERGVLQAGVTVSDLGPKGGLNGVDNGILSFNNIRIPRNNLLNRFGDVSPDGIYSSTIKNDDARFNAMLAALVGCRLAVCYQALASTKIGLEIAIKYSTRRRQFGKKNQPEEIIMDYLTHQLRLMPHLATSLALTFSIRYAGNILSEEIYAKRPLVENRKFQALAAGLKAYATWDCISALQACRECTGGMGFMEVNRLCSLKRDADIFTTFEGDNMVMLQQVTKELLIDYAKRFKNSKMQGVVSVWADDIGDALKTSRFAISSMPLCSVEYAIQALSFKESRLLRMLGKRLKSKVDNEGMEPFDAWNQCLDHSIELGWCYVKRVTLEQFKLVVDSCTDQETKSILDKFLLLHAIDIMYNERVWFLEANYLTKSESKLLRDKMLELCKETRQHALSIIKAFDHPDVCVGAPIAGYYDESAPWAYFPELNNEEKVKSKL; encoded by the exons ATGGCGGCTGCCTCCTCATCGATGGAATCACAAGTGTCAAAATTAAAAGCAATTATTGACGGCGAATATGGACCAGTGAAGGACGAAATAAGAGCTTTTCTACGGAACAATGACCTTTTCAAGATGAA ATATGATTTATCAATGGATGAACATCGGGCGATTACTCTTGAACGAGCTAAAAGTTTATTCAGACTACCAGCAGTCCAGGGTGGTTTTGATGACATT GTAATCAATAATGCTGGTCATATTAATAAAGGTTTAGCCATAGGAGAAATAGGTTCCAGTACAGATTCATCTATTGGAATAAAG TTAGGTGTAATGGTGTGGCTATTCGGTGGTGCAATACTGAATCTCGGTACTgaagaccaaatattgaaatggtACCGACCTCTTAAAGGGCTCCAGTATACAGGGATGTTCGCAATGTCTGAACTCAGTCATGGTAGCAATGTGCGAGGAATTGAAACTGAGGCTCATTATGACAAAAACACCCAG gagTTTGTTATCAATTCACCGTCACCAGATTCTTATAAGATGTATATTGGAAATGCTCTGAATGGAGATTTCGCTGCTGTTTTTGCTCAGCTTTATGTTGATGATGATTGCAAAG GTCCACACTGCTTTGTCGTGCCAATTCGAGATGAACGTGGGGTTTTACAAGCTGGTGTTACTGTCTCGGATCTTGGGCCGAAAGGAGGATTAAACGGTGTTGACAATGGAATTCTGTCATTCAACAATATTCGAATTCccagaaataatttgttgaaCAG ATTTGGGGACGTATCTCCAGATGGTATTTATTCATCGACTATCAAAAATGATGACGCAAGATTCAACGCAATGCTCGCTGCTCTGGTTGGATGTAGATTAGCTGTATGTTACCAAGCACTAGCATCCACAAAG ATTGGACTAGAAATAGCTATCAAATATAGTACGAG GAGGAGACAGTTTGGTAAGAAAAATCAACCCGAAGAGATAATCATGGATTATTTAACTCATCAGCTACGTTTGATGCCTCATCTAGCTACCTCATTAGCGCTTACGTTTTCCATTCG TTATGCTGGTAATATATTATCAGAAGAAATCTATGCAAAACGTCCATTAGTTGAAAACCGAAAGTTTCAAGCTTTAGCCGCTGGTTTGAAAGCATATGCCACGTGGGACTGTATCAGTGCGCTGCAGGCATGTAGGGAATGCACTGGTGGAATG GGCTTCATGGAAGTGAATCGATTGTGTTCATTGAAACGTGATGCTGATATATTCACTACATTTGAGGGCGATAACATGGTGATGCTTCAG caAGTTACTAAAGAACTGTTAATTGATTATGCAAAAAGATTCAAGAATAGTAAAATGCAAGGAGTTGTTTCTGTGTGGGCTGATGATATCGGAGATGCACTAAAAACGAG TAGATTTGCGATATCATCAATGCCGTTGTGCAGCGTTGAATATGCGATTCAAGCATTGAGCTTTAAGGAAAGCAGATTGTTGAGAATGTTGGGTAAAAGATTGAAAAGTAAG GTTGACAATGAAGGGATGGAGCCATTCGATGCATGGAACCAGTGTTTAGATCATTCCATTGAGTTAGGATGGTGTTATGTTAAAAGGG TCACTCTCGAGCAGTTCAAACTAGTGGTTGATTCCTGCACTGATCAGGAAACAAAATCCATCCTAGATAAGTTTTTATTGTTGCATGCGATTGATATTATGTATAATGAAAGAGTTTGGTTCTTGGAAGCTAACTATCTTACAAAATCTGAATCGAAGTTGCTGAGAGACAAG atGCTTGAATTGTGTAAAGAAACTCGACAGCATGCTTTATCTATAATAAAAGCATTTGACCATCCTGATGTGTGTGTCGGAGCTCCAATAGCTGGATACTATGATGAAAGTGCTCCGTGGGCATATTTCCCCGAGTTGAACAACGAAGAAAAAGTCAAATCGAAATTATGA
- the LOC141915049 gene encoding acyl-coenzyme A oxidase-like protein isoform X2: MAAASSSMESQVSKLKAIIDGEYGPVKDEIRAFLRNNDLFKMKYDLSMDEHRAITLERAKSLFRLPAVQGGFDDIVINNAGHINKGLAIGEIGSSTDSSIGIKLGVMVWLFGGAILNLGTEDQILKWYRPLKGLQYTGMFAMSELSHGSNVRGIETEAHYDKNTQEFVINSPSPDSYKMYIGNALNGDFAAVFAQLYVDDDCKGPHCFVVPIRDERGVLQAGVTVSDLGPKGGLNGVDNGILSFNNIRIPRNNLLNRFGDVSPDGIYSSTIKNDDARFNAMLAALVGCRLAVCYQALASTKIGLEIAIKYSTRRRQFGKKNQPEEIIMDYLTHQLRLMPHLATSLALTFSIRYAGNILSEEIYAKRPLVENRKFQALAAGLKAYATWDCISALQACRECTGGMGFMEVNRLCSLKRDADIFTTFEGDNMVMLQQVTKELLIDYAKRFKNSKMQGVVSVWADDIGDALKTRFAISSMPLCSVEYAIQALSFKESRLLRMLGKRLKSKVDNEGMEPFDAWNQCLDHSIELGWCYVKRVTLEQFKLVVDSCTDQETKSILDKFLLLHAIDIMYNERVWFLEANYLTKSESKLLRDKMLELCKETRQHALSIIKAFDHPDVCVGAPIAGYYDESAPWAYFPELNNEEKVKSKL, from the exons ATGGCGGCTGCCTCCTCATCGATGGAATCACAAGTGTCAAAATTAAAAGCAATTATTGACGGCGAATATGGACCAGTGAAGGACGAAATAAGAGCTTTTCTACGGAACAATGACCTTTTCAAGATGAA ATATGATTTATCAATGGATGAACATCGGGCGATTACTCTTGAACGAGCTAAAAGTTTATTCAGACTACCAGCAGTCCAGGGTGGTTTTGATGACATT GTAATCAATAATGCTGGTCATATTAATAAAGGTTTAGCCATAGGAGAAATAGGTTCCAGTACAGATTCATCTATTGGAATAAAG TTAGGTGTAATGGTGTGGCTATTCGGTGGTGCAATACTGAATCTCGGTACTgaagaccaaatattgaaatggtACCGACCTCTTAAAGGGCTCCAGTATACAGGGATGTTCGCAATGTCTGAACTCAGTCATGGTAGCAATGTGCGAGGAATTGAAACTGAGGCTCATTATGACAAAAACACCCAG gagTTTGTTATCAATTCACCGTCACCAGATTCTTATAAGATGTATATTGGAAATGCTCTGAATGGAGATTTCGCTGCTGTTTTTGCTCAGCTTTATGTTGATGATGATTGCAAAG GTCCACACTGCTTTGTCGTGCCAATTCGAGATGAACGTGGGGTTTTACAAGCTGGTGTTACTGTCTCGGATCTTGGGCCGAAAGGAGGATTAAACGGTGTTGACAATGGAATTCTGTCATTCAACAATATTCGAATTCccagaaataatttgttgaaCAG ATTTGGGGACGTATCTCCAGATGGTATTTATTCATCGACTATCAAAAATGATGACGCAAGATTCAACGCAATGCTCGCTGCTCTGGTTGGATGTAGATTAGCTGTATGTTACCAAGCACTAGCATCCACAAAG ATTGGACTAGAAATAGCTATCAAATATAGTACGAG GAGGAGACAGTTTGGTAAGAAAAATCAACCCGAAGAGATAATCATGGATTATTTAACTCATCAGCTACGTTTGATGCCTCATCTAGCTACCTCATTAGCGCTTACGTTTTCCATTCG TTATGCTGGTAATATATTATCAGAAGAAATCTATGCAAAACGTCCATTAGTTGAAAACCGAAAGTTTCAAGCTTTAGCCGCTGGTTTGAAAGCATATGCCACGTGGGACTGTATCAGTGCGCTGCAGGCATGTAGGGAATGCACTGGTGGAATG GGCTTCATGGAAGTGAATCGATTGTGTTCATTGAAACGTGATGCTGATATATTCACTACATTTGAGGGCGATAACATGGTGATGCTTCAG caAGTTACTAAAGAACTGTTAATTGATTATGCAAAAAGATTCAAGAATAGTAAAATGCAAGGAGTTGTTTCTGTGTGGGCTGATGATATCGGAGATGCACTAAAAACGAG ATTTGCGATATCATCAATGCCGTTGTGCAGCGTTGAATATGCGATTCAAGCATTGAGCTTTAAGGAAAGCAGATTGTTGAGAATGTTGGGTAAAAGATTGAAAAGTAAG GTTGACAATGAAGGGATGGAGCCATTCGATGCATGGAACCAGTGTTTAGATCATTCCATTGAGTTAGGATGGTGTTATGTTAAAAGGG TCACTCTCGAGCAGTTCAAACTAGTGGTTGATTCCTGCACTGATCAGGAAACAAAATCCATCCTAGATAAGTTTTTATTGTTGCATGCGATTGATATTATGTATAATGAAAGAGTTTGGTTCTTGGAAGCTAACTATCTTACAAAATCTGAATCGAAGTTGCTGAGAGACAAG atGCTTGAATTGTGTAAAGAAACTCGACAGCATGCTTTATCTATAATAAAAGCATTTGACCATCCTGATGTGTGTGTCGGAGCTCCAATAGCTGGATACTATGATGAAAGTGCTCCGTGGGCATATTTCCCCGAGTTGAACAACGAAGAAAAAGTCAAATCGAAATTATGA